CCCGTTTCACTCCATTCCAGAGTGTTTTCTTGAACATGGCCTATTTTATTTTAGATTAGATTCAAGTGCTTTGTTATGCTCAGGTTTTTATGTATGATTGATTGTTTAATTCACTGTTTCTTCCAGACTCCATGAGCTGATCAAGATAAGAAATCAGGAGGGCAAGAGTGACCCCATGAAGACTCTGCTACTGGACATTGACTTCAGGTCAGTTTTATTTTATTGGATCACACAATGCATTTATTTTTTACAGCGATGAGCATTTGCTATGAGTGACCAAAACAGGCATCGAAAGAATTTAGAGCTGAGCACACACTTTAAATGGTACATGAATGCGCTTATTGACGTTTATGGATTGCTATGGGCGTGTTGACGTCCTGTATCTCCGTATGACTGTCCCTCCGGTGGTCTTAGGAAGCGGAACACAGGGTAGAGGGGCTCCGTGAACTGAGGATTTACCCTATCTAACACGGGCATCAGGCCTGCAGAAAACTCCTGCAGCACCTTCGTCGAATCGGCATCCTAAAATGCCAGTTTGCCCTTCTCGTAGTTCACCCACCCTACCTGGCACCGCTCGCCCACCCTACCTGGCACCGCTCACCCGCTGGTGGAGCACGCCACGGGCCTGTCGTTGTGCCAGGCGGAGAGACGCCCAACTCAAAGCTCCACGCGCCGCGAGTTCCTGTTCCGCCCCAGCTTGGCACCTTTGTCCCGCCCCTTCCTGTCCAGGCAGCTGTAGGCCACGCCCACAGCCCAGGCGGAGCAGCAGCGGACGTCGGCCTCTCAGTAGCGCCGGTCCGTTGTCGCGGCAGCAGAGTCGAGTGCGTAGCAGACGTTGTCGAACTGGGGGGGTGCTCTGGAGAGGACAGGGTGGACCAGAGAAGCACATGCCTCGTCCGTCTCCTGGCTGTGGCAGGTCTGCCTAATGGATGGtcacaggggaagagacagagacaatgAGGGGATTCGATTAATCTGTCCTGGGCGCCCTGGTAGGTGTGTTTCGCACCGGGTGAAAGTTAATTGCATTTGTTTTGGAACCAGGCTACCTCCCGGGCGTGGGCCAGCTGCCCCATTCAAAGCCCACGATGGAGTCGGCTCAAAACAGAAGTGACGTAATTTAAGCATGTGGcgtaatgagtaggattctgtttTCACATGCAGAAGTGATAAAGCGTTTATAAATGCTCCATccgccttcccaatgaaaactagtttggAGATGTAGAACTTTGTCGGTGTAATGTAGATTTTATGGGGAAGAGATCTATGTTCCCGGACGATGCACCATGCTACCTTGTCGGCAACATAACCGAGCAGCGCAGATTACTGTTTGATTTGAGAAGGGTGcgcctctctcctcttttcctgtAGTACCGCGTGATATTCTACAGGGGGAGCCATGGCACCACTCTGGGCTGAGAGAGAAATCTGGACCAGAGGACACCACCAGTCTCTGACCTTCGGTCATTGGGTCGTTCTTTGCCGTGGCTTAGAGAAGATGTACACACTTGTCAGTAGGACTCACATGAATTTAAGACGCGGTGCAAATCTATTCGCTACCGTTGTGCATTGACGAGCCCCTTCGTTCAGTATGTGGTTGTAGCTTAAATCCGAATCAAATCTAACAATGTGTTGGCAGTGTGATTTTTTTGTATTGTGAAGGTGAACTAGTGCCTCTGGTTTTAGGAGGCTGGTATATGTGGTCTCGAGGCTTGTCTGTCGGAACACACCTGCGTTCTCCAGGCTTCGTTATCATAAAAAAATGACAGGTAATTCTACAAAATCGTAACTAGCAGGATTGCTGATTGCAGAACTGTTTCTGTGCATAATTTAGCTGCTCTTGAATTAATGCATTCTTGACTCGATGTTCACAAATGTGTAAGTTATTAGCATATAGGCCTATCGTGCAGCGTTCTGTGCCCTATAATCCCCCGAAATAGACGTTGGCGTAATCCTAATGTGCGGTATGTTTCTGAGATGCTcactctcttcctgtttctgatCCGTTCTCTGTCAGTCTGCAAGGAATGTGTCAGGTTGAACTAGGGAAAGGGTGCGTTGACAAGCTAAAGTGTGTGCGTGCTGCTGTTAAGTGCCCTTCAGTGATTATCTTGCCACGATTGTAAAGTTCTATTTACACCCGTACACTTGTGTTGACTTTCTCTGACCTACAGGAGGAGGGTAACTACAGTAGTGGTCCCACCTTGAGCCAATGTCACACAATCATTGACTTGCTATGGGCGTCATAATAAAAACATTTGAAAGCCAATGTGACATGAAAACATTTTCTATTTTGTGTCTGTTCCAGATATGCCCAGTTTTATGGCCAGGATGAGTTCTGTCACTACAACATGTTCAATCATCACTTTTTTGGAGGACAGGTACAAGTTTGAACCTTTAATGTTTGTCTTAGAGCCTTTGGATgaatcaataaaaaaaaaaaaacgttttgtaATCCATGTGTCTTTACACAGGCGGCAAGTGGGGTCCTCCGCGCCTTCCTCAGTGAGGAAGATGGGGAGAAGGTGATCATGGTGTCCGACCCTCCGTTCGGGGGCCTGGTGAAGCCTCTGGCCCACAGTTTCTCTCAGATCTCAGAGACCTGGCGGAAACTGCAGACCTCCGAGGGCAGTGTTGTGGAGATGCCCATAGTGTGGATCTTCCCATACTTCTTTGAGCCGCGCATCTTGGAGTGCTTCCCCTCTTTCACCATGCTAGACTACCAGGTTACCCACCTTTTTTATAGACGTCAAATGCGTTCACAAATTGGCCTATTTGCGTGAATAGAGAACACCGATGGGTCGTAACGTGTATTTATGTAGTGCTTTCTCAAACTCCTAGGTGGACTACGACAACCATCCCCTCTACAAACATGGGAAAACGGGTAGGAAGCAGTCCCCAGTCCGCCTGTTCACCAACCTGACACCACGAGACATCGTCCTCCCTagggaggagggttacaggtaCGGTATATACACACACCAACCTGACCTCGCGAGACATCGTCCTCCCTagggaggagggttacaggtaCGGTATATACACACACCAACCTGACCTCGCGAGACATCGTCCTCCCTagggaggagggttacaggtaCGGTATATACACACACCAACCTGACCTCGCGAGACATCGTCCTCCCTagggaggagggttacaggtaCGGTATATACACACACCAACCTGACCTCGCGAGACATCGTCCTCCCTagggaggagggttacaggtaCGGTATATACACACACCAACCTGACCTCGCGAGACATCGTCCTCCCTagggaggagggttacaggtacggtatatacacacacaccaacctgacCTCGCGAGACATCGTCCTCCCTagggaggagggttacaggtaCGGTATATACACACACCAACCTGACCTCGCGAGACATCGTCCTCCCTagggaggagggttacaggtacggtatatacacacacacacaccaacctgacCTCGCGAGACATCGTCCTCCCTagggaggagggttacaggtacggtatatacacacacaccaacctgacCTCGCGAGACATCGTCCTCCCTagggaggagggttacaggtacggtatatacacacacaccaacctgacCTCGCGAGACATCGTCCTCCCTagggaggagggttacaggtacggtatatacacacacacacacaccaacctgacCTCGCGAGACATCGTCCTCCCTagggaggagggttacaggtaCGGTATATACACACACCAACCTGACCTCGCGAGACATCGTCCTCCCTagggaggagggttacaggtacggtatatacacacacacacaccaacctgacCTCGCGAGACATCGTCCTCCCTagggaggagggttacaggtacggtatatacacacacaccaacctgacCTCGCGAGACATCGTCCTCCCTagggaggagggttacaggtacggtatatacacacacaccaacctgacCTCGCGAGACATCGTCCTCCCTagggaggagggttacaggtacggtatatacacacacacaccaacctgacCTCGCGAGACATCGTCCTCCCTagggaggagggttacaggtacggtatatacacacacacaccaacctgacCTCGCGAGACATCGTCCTCCCTagggaggagggttacaggtacggtatatacacacacaccaacctgacCTCGCGAGACATCGTCCTCCCTagggaggagggttacaggtacggtatatacacacacaccaacctgacCTCGCGAGACATCGTCCTCCCTagggaggagggttacaggtacggtatatacacacacacacacaccaacctgacCTCGCGAGACATCGTCCTCCCTagggaggagggttacaggtacggtatatatacacacacaccaacctgacCTCGCGAGACATCGTCCTCCCTagggaggagggttacaggtacggtatatacacacacacaccaacctgacCTCGCGAGACATCGTCCTCCCTagggaggagggttacaggtaCGGTATATACACACACCAACCTGACCTCGCGAGACATCGTCCTCCCTagggaggagggttacaggtacggtatatacacacacaccaacctgacCTCGCGAGACATCGTCCTCCCTagggaggagggttacaggtacggtatatacacacacacacacacaccaacctgacCTCGCGAGACATCGTCCTCCTTagggaggagggttacaggtacggtatatatacacacacaccaacctgacCTCGCGAGACATCGTCCTCCCTagggaggagggttacaggtacggtatatacacacacacaccaacctgacCTCGCGAGACATCGTCCTCCCTagggaggagggttacaggtaCGGTATATACACACACCAACCTGACCTCGAGACATCGTCCTCCCTagggaggagggttacaggtacggtatatacacacacacacacacacacacacaccaacaccaaccTGACCTCGCGAGACATCGTCCTCCCTagggaggagggttacaggtaCGGTATATACACACACCAACCTGACCTCGTCCTCCCTAATGTACAACCCACCTCTCCCTATCGCACGTGAGCTAAAATATTATTGCAATGTAACCATAGTAAGATGTTATCCTAAATGGAAGATGGAAAATATTAGTTAACAGCTCATTGGACACATTAATACTTTCCCACTTCAATTAAATCTCTAGAGGAATTCTTAAGAGGCACGATTACATTTGATTCATCTGTCTCTTTGCTTCTCTTTTTAGATTCTGCAAAGTCTGTCAGCGATATGTGTGGTCTGGGAACAAGCATTGTACTAAATGCAACCTGTGCCCTTCGAAGGTATGCATTTCCCTGTCGCAGGCCGGGGGAAAGTGAGGCTGGCACACTTTAACTTGATGAAATAGTTAGCTTTCAGATATCCCTTTTCACAACCGATCAGGCTTTTCATAATTTTTTTCTCCTTTGTTCTTTCAGGACGGGCGAATGTGGAAGCATTGCTCAGAGTGTCAGAAGTGCGTGAAGCCATGTGAGTATCTCCTAGACTGTCATTTTCAACaggcgctcttatccagagccacttacagttgTGAAtgaatacgttttttttttttttactttatcatactggtcccccgcggggaattgaacccacatccctggtgtcgtgagtgccatgctctaccaactgagccacacagtaccacccccccccccccccccccccctcgttaaACCCCGATGTTCATGATTTTGGTTGTGATGTTCTGATTGGTACCTCTGCCCTCTCATCGCCTCCCCAGCCTGGCGCCACTGCCAGTCCTGTTCCCGCTGTGCCCTCCCAGACCACCCCTGTGGGAACAGCCCAGGTCTGGAGGGCTGCTTCAACTGTGGCAGCCTGAAGCACAAGCGCAGAGCCTGCCCCCTCAAAGACAAACGGAGGGCCGATAACAAGTGAGTTTCACTACCGGTGTCATATACCcagacacgacacacacacacacacacacacacacagaggtgcgCACAGGGCTGACAACTTATTTCCCAAGACACTAATCTATAGTACCTGTGCTACCCATATCAGTACAGTGTTGATGCAGTTTAAACGACTAGTGTTCGTACGGATTGTGTTTGGCGGCCTGACGTGCGAGTGTGTCTcaacttgctctctctctctctctcctgtcccagTAGATCCAAGGGAGGCAGGAACCTGCCCAAACAACCCATGAAGTCCAATTCCAAGAGGAAGTCTGGGGCCCAGCGCAGAGCCAACAAGTTGAAGAAGATGACTGAATAAACCCCATGATCCCACTCTCACAATCAGACAGCaagggagatgtgtgtgtgtgtagcagatgTGAAGTTGCTAGTGAGAGCGCGACATCTTACATGTGTGGTTTTTGTACTGTAGACAAGTCTTTAAAAAAGAAGTGTACATGATGTTTTTGCTTAATAAAGGCATCAAATATAGATGGAATCGCATGTTATTTCACCGAATTCTTGATTTCCTGGTTTATGCGACTGTAATTCCATTAGAGTGCTAGTATGAACATGTCTATACAATGAACAAAATATGTAGTTGAATGCTCTGGGCATGTTTACTGGTCTTTACTTTAGATCGTTTCTTGATGTTTCCTCAATTAGGTATATGCCATCGCGTCAATATAACTGACTGGATTTATGTGTGAAACGGAGCTTTCAGGACATCTCTTGTGTAACAAAATAGGTGATAGACATTACCTTTTAGGTCTGTGCTCAAGATGGAGGGATAAAAATGGCGGGGGGTTTTCCACTGCCCCACGGGCAGACGATACGGAAGTTAGGAAAAAGGATTTCTTTATCCATTCCATGTGGTTCTGGACTAAGACATTAAAGATTGAAGTCCTTCCAAGAAAAAGGAATGCAGGCAATAAACAAACAGTGGAGGAGCTTTCAGAACCCTCCAGAATAGTTGTGGGATCTCACTGCATTTTGAGTCTTTAGTTActgaataaaatgtaaaaaatgagaTATGTAAATGCTGTCTTTCCAAGGCCAATTCCAAGGCCAATTGGTGATGAGATGTTGAATCTACCCTATATGCATTTGATTAGAAATGCACGTTCGTATGACCTGGAGTGACGCATAAATTGATATTCATTGTGTTCCTTCGTAAGCCACATGGGGGCGGAATGACTTCCCGTAGCTGTCATGGACACCGTTCCCTGTGGATTTTCAGTTTATTTACTTCCACCGCAGGAGGTTGGCGGCactttaattggggagaacgggctcgtggtaatcaCTGGAGTGGAACGGTACcaaacatggtttccaggtgttcatgccattccatttgcttccTACCGGACATTATTgcgagccgttctcccctcagaaGCCTCTTGTGGCTTCCGCCTAACCTTATCCGAATGTCTCATCGATGTGTTTTCAGTGAATGCAGTGTGAGTAGGAGTGGACATAAAGACCTTACTCAGACCCTGATCGGAAATGACACTGAGcatacatgcgcacacacacacacacaccggtcacTGCATGGGGACAAGGGAGCAATAGAACACACACTCGCTCACAGCCAGATTCATACATATATTCATGGAGAAGACGGTATAAAGAGAGATTCACAGTGAGCCATAACACACAGGGAAGTgagcgacccccccccccccccccctccccaacacacacacacagcccaatgTTCTTCCTCAGTGGTAGAAAGGTCTCTTCAGAACAACCTCGCTTCAGTGAGCTGAGCAAAGATCAATTCTCCAATTTCTCTACCACCCTGACGTTCCTGTGCGGTGGATACAGTGTGCCTTTGGGCTACTCCTTACATCCAGTTTTACTAGTCTGTGTCAATCATTTCCTGGCCAATCATCCACATCAAAATGAACAAGACTGAAGTTATGTCAGGCACACTTCCTCTGACCGAAAGCGAGACCGGGACTGGAAAGAccgagagcgaaagagaggagaaagaaagtgAATGGCCAGCAGACCATTTGAAGCTGAGCAGGGCTGACTGGCGTTTCAAATGCTAAACAGATCTGTATCTGCCGTCTGCCTCTCTATGAGTTGGAAATGAGTCTATgggtgagaagaaaaaaataactAATTTGATCTGTGATTAACTGTGGGTGAATGGACTGTCTCTTCTCCAATGAATTCAATAGGAGATCTGTTTAATCTTTTCTCTTTTTCCCCTCCCACATCAAACCACTACTGTGACCGGttagaggagggatggaaggagagaggaggagtaggaagagAAGTGGATTAGAATAGAGATGAAAGAACAGGATGtgtggacacacgcacacagactgCCCGGTCTGTCCCCGTATCTCCTCTCAGTTGTCATAATGTCCACTTAATTATCTGGTATTTCAGAAGCTATTATGGTCACTGTGGATATGAATCATGTTTTGGTCCCGGATCTTATTGTAAATGGACGACGTCCTTGTCAGGTCACACAAAGCTCTTGTATAAGCCCTTTATAACACCTCGGGTGAATTCAGTTTTAATTAAACTGATACGAtgtgtttctctttctctacctGTTGTTCTGGTACCGTGCTGGCATTTCCTCATATTTTATTGGGATCTATTTTTGATTCCAAGCACCCTTCCGTTTGTCGACTCGAGAATAAGAGTCAAGCATGTTATTTCCCTTCGCCGGTGGTGGCACAGTACCAGGGTGTTTTCCTCATGTGGTCTTGGAAAAACTCAGGGCCATAATACCGCCTGGCAAATGAGATGTGATGGTGATACTTCCACAACGACAAACCATCCGTCAAATGAACTTCTGTGTCAAGATGTTAGGCCCAGTTGATTGACACGTGGTCCACCGTGTTAATGTGAAGTTCATATAGTCATCATTTATTGAATGACTACACACTGAGTGGAGCTAAAGATCGCAGCTGCGCCAACTGTGAAAATGGTAAACAACAGCTGTTGTAGAGAGAATGTTGCCCATTCGGGCTCCTAATGTTGACAGTTGCCTGCCTCTGGCCTGAAATTGACAGCGACTAATACAGCCATGTG
The sequence above is drawn from the Salvelinus namaycush isolate Seneca chromosome 36, SaNama_1.0, whole genome shotgun sequence genome and encodes:
- the zcchc4 gene encoding rRNA N6-adenosine-methyltransferase ZCCHC4 isoform X1, whose amino-acid sequence is MQLKGSDEDGFGIEIVLQQGDRKAPSCVHGPTLLFEKVCKGEEKDRRFYACSACRDRKECNFFQWEDDKVSEARLLAREEENRSKMPRFTHQEYCSRFRKFLALPLGRRFCQDCQLLLLPGEWEIHASHKMSQADDITEARLSRPSLMLKPLENKKSNAQYLFADRSCHFLLETLAKLGYRKVLCVGTPRLHELIKIRNQEGKSDPMKTLLLDIDFRYAQFYGQDEFCHYNMFNHHFFGGQAASGVLRAFLSEEDGEKVIMVSDPPFGGLVKPLAHSFSQISETWRKLQTSEGSVVEMPIVWIFPYFFEPRILECFPSFTMLDYQVDYDNHPLYKHGKTGRKQSPVRLFTNLTPRDIVLPREEGYRFCKVCQRYVWSGNKHCTKCNLCPSKDGRMWKHCSECQKCVKPSWRHCQSCSRCALPDHPCGNSPGLEGCFNCGSLKHKRRACPLKDKRRADNNRSKGGRNLPKQPMKSNSKRKSGAQRRANKLKKMTE
- the zcchc4 gene encoding rRNA N6-adenosine-methyltransferase ZCCHC4 isoform X2; this encodes MQLKGSDEDGFGIEIVLQQGDRKAPSCVHGPTLLFEKVCKGEEKDRRFYACSACRDRKECNFFQWEDDKVSEARLLAREEENRSKMPRFTHQEYCSRFRKFLALPLGRRFCQDCQLLLLPGEWEIHASHKMSQADDITEARLSRPSLMLKPLENKKSNAQYLFADRSCHFLLETLAKLGYRKVLCVGTPRLHELIKIRNQEGKSDPMKTLLLDIDFRYAQFYGQDEFCHYNMFNHHFFGGQAASGVLRAFLSEEDGEKVIMVSDPPFGGLVKPLAHSFSQISETWRKLQTSEGSVVEMPIVWIFPYFFEPRILECFPSFTMLDYQVDYDNHPLYKHGKTGRKQSPVRLFTNLTPRDIVLPREEGYRFCKVCQRYVWSGNKHCTKCNLCPSKDGRMWKHCSECQKCVKPSWRHCQSCSRCALPDHPCGNSPGLEGCFNCGSLKHKRRACPLKDKRRADNKSKGGRNLPKQPMKSNSKRKSGAQRRANKLKKMTE